A genomic region of Cystobacter fuscus DSM 2262 contains the following coding sequences:
- the rplX gene encoding 50S ribosomal protein L24 has protein sequence MEKLKVGDTVQVIAGAERSEKTEATKRGKILKIDREAQRVTVEGLRLVKRHLKKTPQQPEGGIVEKPGTIHISDVQLVCAKCGKPTRVGIRLDGDKKKRFCKRKDCNGLID, from the coding sequence ATGGAGAAGCTCAAGGTTGGAGACACCGTGCAGGTCATCGCCGGCGCCGAGCGCTCGGAGAAGACCGAGGCGACCAAGCGCGGGAAGATCCTGAAGATCGACCGGGAGGCCCAGCGCGTGACCGTGGAGGGTCTGCGCCTGGTCAAGCGGCACCTGAAGAAGACCCCCCAGCAGCCCGAGGGTGGCATCGTCGAGAAGCCGGGCACGATCCACATCTCGGACGTGCAGCTGGTCTGCGCCAAGTGCGGCAAGCCGACCCGCGTCGGCATCCGCCTGGATGGGGACAAGAAGAAGCGGTTCTGCAAGCGCAAGGATTGCAACGGCCTGATTGACTAG
- the rplN gene encoding 50S ribosomal protein L14, which yields MIQMTSVLDVADNSGAKKVFCIKVLGGSKRKYASIGDVIVVSIREALPNSKVKKGDVAKAVIVRTAREVGRPDGSYIKFDGNSAVLINKDMEPIGTRIFGPVARELRARKFMKIISLAPEVL from the coding sequence ATGATTCAGATGACGAGCGTGCTCGACGTGGCCGACAACTCGGGCGCCAAGAAGGTGTTCTGCATCAAGGTGTTGGGTGGTTCCAAGCGCAAGTACGCGTCCATCGGCGATGTGATCGTCGTGTCGATCCGCGAGGCGCTGCCGAACTCGAAGGTGAAGAAGGGTGACGTGGCCAAGGCGGTCATCGTGCGCACCGCGCGCGAGGTGGGCCGTCCGGATGGCAGCTACATCAAGTTCGATGGCAACTCCGCCGTCCTCATCAACAAGGACATGGAGCCCATCGGGACGCGCATCTTCGGGCCGGTGGCCCGCGAGCTCCGCGCCCGTAAGTTCATGAAGATCATCTCGCTCGCTCCCGAGGTCCTCTAG
- the rpsQ gene encoding 30S ribosomal protein S17 encodes MAEATQTTPATTPSRGRPKTRVGIVTSNKMQKTVVVTVSRRAAHPKYGKILSMREKYKAHVEDHDYPAKITINEGDRVRIAETRPGSKDKRWRVVEVLEKTKNV; translated from the coding sequence ATGGCTGAAGCGACTCAAACCACTCCCGCCACGACCCCCTCCCGCGGCCGTCCCAAGACGCGCGTGGGCATCGTGACCTCCAACAAGATGCAGAAGACGGTGGTGGTCACCGTCTCGCGCCGCGCCGCTCACCCCAAGTACGGGAAGATCCTGAGCATGCGTGAGAAGTACAAGGCGCATGTCGAGGACCACGACTACCCGGCGAAGATCACCATCAACGAGGGTGATCGCGTGCGCATCGCCGAGACCCGCCCTGGCTCGAAGGACAAGCGTTGGCGCGTGGTCGAGGTGTTGGAGAAGACCAAGAACGTCTGA
- the rpmC gene encoding 50S ribosomal protein L29, producing the protein MATAKELKELSADDLKQRAAELRDTLFQDQLKRATGSLDNPSERTQHKRDLARILTVLGEKTRTEKKA; encoded by the coding sequence ATGGCGACTGCGAAAGAACTCAAGGAGCTCTCGGCGGACGACCTGAAGCAGCGCGCGGCCGAACTGCGCGACACGCTGTTCCAGGATCAGCTCAAGCGGGCCACTGGCTCGCTGGACAACCCGTCCGAGCGCACCCAGCACAAGCGCGATCTGGCGCGCATCCTGACTGTCCTGGGAGAGAAGACCCGGACGGAGAAGAAGGCTTAG
- the rplP gene encoding 50S ribosomal protein L16: protein MLQPARTKFRKMHKGRMPGLAYRGSDLTYGEYGLMSLQPGWLTSRQIEAARIAMTRHIKRGGKIWIRVFPDKPITKKPAETRMGTGKGGVEYYVAVVKPGRILYEMEGMTPEVATSALKLAQAKLPVLTKIVTRSELAL, encoded by the coding sequence ATGCTTCAGCCTGCTCGTACGAAGTTCCGCAAGATGCACAAGGGCCGCATGCCGGGTTTGGCGTATCGCGGCAGCGATCTCACCTACGGTGAGTACGGCCTCATGTCGCTTCAGCCGGGGTGGCTCACCTCCCGGCAGATCGAGGCGGCCCGTATCGCGATGACGCGCCACATCAAGCGTGGCGGCAAGATCTGGATCCGCGTGTTCCCGGACAAGCCGATCACCAAGAAGCCCGCCGAGACCCGTATGGGTACCGGTAAGGGTGGTGTGGAGTACTACGTGGCGGTGGTCAAGCCTGGTCGCATCCTCTATGAGATGGAGGGTATGACGCCCGAGGTGGCCACCAGCGCCCTGAAGTTGGCCCAGGCGAAGCTGCCGGTGCTGACGAAGATCGTCACCCGTAGCGAGCTGGCGCTCTAG
- the rpsC gene encoding 30S ribosomal protein S3, with the protein MGQKVHPIGFRLGVIKTWDSKWFEHKNYAQWLHEDIRIREFVKKSLNHAGVSKVEIERAANKVKVNVHTARPGIVIGKRGAGIETVKKDLQQFTKNEVFLNIVEVRKAETDAQLVAENIATQLERRIAFRRAMKKALQTAMKFGAKGIRVACSGRLGGAEMARYEWYREGRVPLHTLRADIDYGFAEAKTTYGKIGCKVWICRGEVLPTKGGPSAAPAANR; encoded by the coding sequence TTGGGCCAGAAAGTCCATCCCATTGGGTTCCGCCTCGGGGTCATCAAGACCTGGGACTCCAAGTGGTTCGAGCACAAGAACTACGCGCAGTGGCTGCATGAAGACATCCGCATCCGCGAGTTCGTGAAGAAGTCGCTCAACCATGCGGGTGTCTCCAAGGTGGAGATCGAGCGCGCGGCGAACAAGGTGAAGGTCAACGTGCACACCGCGCGCCCGGGCATCGTCATCGGCAAGCGCGGCGCGGGCATCGAGACGGTGAAGAAGGACCTCCAGCAGTTCACGAAGAACGAGGTCTTCCTCAACATCGTCGAGGTCCGCAAGGCCGAGACCGACGCGCAGCTGGTGGCCGAGAACATCGCCACCCAGCTCGAGCGCCGTATCGCCTTCCGCCGCGCCATGAAGAAGGCGCTGCAGACGGCGATGAAGTTCGGCGCCAAGGGCATCCGCGTGGCGTGCTCCGGCCGCCTCGGTGGCGCGGAGATGGCGCGCTACGAGTGGTACCGCGAGGGTCGGGTGCCCCTGCACACCCTGCGCGCGGACATCGACTACGGTTTCGCCGAGGCGAAGACCACCTACGGCAAGATCGGCTGCAAGGTGTGGATCTGCCGCGGCGAGGTCCTTCCCACCAAGGGTGGACCGAGCGCCGCTCCGGCCGCCAACCGCTAA
- the rplV gene encoding 50S ribosomal protein L22, giving the protein MESKAHLRFLSMSPRKVSTVAALVRGKPVGQALNILRFTSRAAAVPVAKLIKSAVANATDLSKGQVDVDKLVVKTISVDQGPTQRRYMPRAMGRASRINKKTSHIHVVLAEAAK; this is encoded by the coding sequence GAGCATGTCGCCCCGGAAGGTTTCCACCGTGGCGGCTCTCGTTCGCGGTAAGCCGGTGGGGCAGGCGCTCAACATCCTGCGCTTCACCAGCCGCGCCGCTGCGGTTCCCGTGGCCAAGCTCATCAAGAGCGCCGTGGCCAACGCGACCGACCTGTCCAAGGGCCAGGTCGACGTGGACAAGCTCGTCGTGAAGACGATTTCGGTGGACCAGGGTCCGACCCAGCGCCGCTACATGCCGCGCGCCATGGGTCGCGCCTCGCGCATCAACAAGAAGACCAGCCACATTCACGTGGTGCTGGCGGAGGCGGCCAAGTAG